The genomic region CTGGATTTTTTCAGCTTTGCAATGGAAACCGGCTAATGGCTGCTCATCAAGGTAATTTATTATTTGCGAATCCTAATAATAATGGTGCATTGCATTTTGGAATAAGTTTTAAAACACCTGATGAATGGAAAAGCAAAACGCGGGTAGATTTTCAAGACAGAAATAGTGTCGTTGATTTTCTCCTGAAAAAATTTTCCGATTGGGACGAACGCTACAAAGAACTGATTCGTTTGACATCATCTTTTGTAGGGTTAGCGACACGAATATTTCCCTTAGATAAGTCTTGGAAAAGTAAGCGTCCATTACCCATAACGATGATTGGAGATGCTGCTCATTTGATGCCTCCTTTTGCAGGACAAGGCGTAAACAGTGGGTTGATGGATGCCTTGATATTGTCGGATAATCTGACCAATGGGAAATTTAACAGCATTGAAGAGGCTATTGAAAATTATGAACAGCAAATGTTTGCTTATGGAAGAGAAGCACAGGCAGAATCAATAATAAACGAAACGGAAATGTTCAGCCTCGACTTTTCTTTCCAAAAACTAATGAATCTATAAAACAGAAAGGCGAGGAAATGAAAGAGAAAATAGTTAAAAAAAACGGAATAAGACTTTTTACCGAAAGTTTTGGATGTGAAAAAGATCCGGCAATACTCTTGATTGCGGGAGCAACGGTATCCATGTTGTATTGGGATGCTGAATTTTGCCAGAAACTATCTGAAAAGGGATTTTTTGTTATTCGCTACGACAATAGGGACGTAGGAAAATCTACTAATTACGAACCGGGTTCAACCCCCTATGATATTGTTGACTTAACCCATGATGCTATTTCAATTTTGGACGGCTATAAAATAGTCAAAGCCAATTTTGTGGGAATTTCACTGGGCGGACTGATTTCTCAAATAGCATCAATAAAATATGCCGACAGGGTAAGTTCAATAACACTAATCTCATCAGGTCCTTGGGGCGACTCAGACCCCACAATTCCTGAAATGGATACGCGTATTTTAGATTTTCACGGAAAAGCTGAAACCGTAGATTGGACAAATGAAGACAGTGTGGCAAATTATTTAATTCAAGGTGCTGAATTGATGAGCGGCAGGAAACAATTTGACAAACAAAGAAGTGAAAAACTGATTAGAGCCGAATTTAAAAGAGCTAATAACTATATAAGTATGTTCAATCATGCGGCACTGCAAGGTGGTGAAGAATACTGGAACAGATTGAGCGAAATCAATCAACCAACCTTAATTGTACACGGAACGGACGATAAAATATGGCATTTTAAGAATTCAGCAGTTTTACTTGAAAAGATAAACGGCTCAAAACTAATAACGCTTGATGGAACCGGACACGAACTACATTTCGAAGATTGGAATAAAATTATTGATGGAATAACGCAACATACAACAAATAACAAAAGAATGAACAAATAGGGTATTATGTATTTCCAAATCAACGGTTTAGAGATTGAAGCTAATATCAATGTGTTCTTTGAATAACATCTTTTGGTGTTTTTTAATAATCATACTACGCAATTTTCTTTTATAAAAGGAAATATTGTAAACTAAATACGAAATGGTATCTTCATTAAATCATATCATCTCGGAGATACAGCGAAAAGAAAATGCTATTTCGCTGTCTGCATCTAATGAAATTGATGAAGCATATCAAACGACGATATACCTGCAAGAATACTTATGGTCAATAAGAGAGGATATTACCCAGCAGGGCTTTAAAAACCATTGGGAGGAAATCAATTTCTTTCGCAACATTAAGCCATACATTCTCTCCAAACTCATTTACCACAATAAAATATTTCGCATACAGACAGCTTGTCCTGTTGATGGAGGAAAGATGTACGCAAGTTATTTTTCAGAACAATTAAGGGAATTAAAACAGGAATACAGGGAGCATATCTACTATTCTGATTTTTACAGGTATTATCGTTCGGGAAGAACCGATCGTGATGAAACCTACTTTAGGTTAGGCAACATTAATTTCCACGATGGACTGAATAGCTTCGTCTTTGAAATTGACCCTCTGTTTTCAACCTACTATGATTACAAAGTGGCTCGGATAATAGCAAATGAGCTACTCTATACCTACATACTCCAAAAAATCAATAATGATGAAATAGCAGGCTCTCTTTCTGCAAGGGATATTTCATCCGATGGTATTCTTTGGACGGATAGCAAAAATGCCTTGATAGAACTGATTTATGCTCTGTATGCGAATGGCTCTCTTTCATACGGTAAAGTAGGAATACGAAAAATCAGTTTGGTTTTAGAAAAACTATTCCGGATTACTTTAGGAGATCTGCATAACTCTTTCCATCGAATGAAATACCGTGCCGGTTCCCGCACCTCGTTTTTAGACCAACTGAAATCTTCTTTGGAAGAATATATGGATAAACAGGACGGGAGGTAGGGTTTATTTAGTATTTAATTGGGTGTATTCAAGATTTATATTTTCAATGTCATAGACATTAGTTTCAATGCACTTGAATTTTTCAGGATAAAATATTGCAACGTTATAACCCTGCGAATATAATGAACTTCTAAATTCTATACCGTCAAATCCCATTGATTTTATCAGTTCTGAAAGATACTGTGTTGGCAGATAATCCAATTCGCTGTCATTCTTTCTTCTTGGCTTTGAAAGTTCTTCTTCTAATTTATCAATGAAAGAACCGTGTAACATAACTTCTTCTAAAGACTCTAATTCTGCAAGCCTGAATACATCGTATGTGGAGCGACTTAAATTAACTACTCTTATGTCTTCTTCAAGTTTAAATGTACCGACAGAAACGTAATCAAATAAACTTGCTCTTGCTTCATATAAAGTTGTTGTTATGTCATTAGCAATATAGAGATAAGAAATACCATTTGGATTGGCTCTTCCGCTTTTAGCTAATTCATTAGGAGGATTACCCATTTGTTCGAAAGGATACCCCTGTGGATTATTACTAATTCTTGCTCGATAAAATTTCTTTCCCTTTTTGTAATCTTTCTGAAAATGTTTGAATAAGGATTTTAATTTTTGTAAATCCAAAGCATTTACAAAATGAAATCTATTTACGGTTTTTATTTCTTCGGAAAACTTATCCCAAGAAAGGAAAAGCGGTTGAGTAACGTCTTCCTCTGCTCCTGTATTATGAAACCTTAATCTTACAGGGTTGTCTAAAACATTTTGATAATTGGCAATGTCATCTTTAATAATCTCAGCAATGAGCTGTTTTATATTATTTGTATCAATTAGTTTTTGGGTAAATACCTTTTTATGAAAATCCGTAATGATTTGACTTTCTAATGGTTTTCCATTGACGGTATCAACTTCATACAAGTCAATAATCCCAAGAAAGAAAGGGTTTAATTCGGAAGCCTCATAGACACTCACATTTTCGGACAGGCAATAATCACAATTATCTGTTATCTTGTTACCCAAAATGATAGCATTTATATAACTGCTCTCAAAACAATTTGTGCAACAATTCATACTAAATCAATTTCAATACTAAATCTATATGGTTCATTAAGGAAAGTTTCTTCAATGTCCCTAATCCTGGAAAGTGTCCGTTTTCGTGAAATCGTCTAAATTCAGATATAGCAATAGAGTCATAGCCTGTTTGGTCACACCAAGCAATAAGTTTATCTAACGCCTCAGCAAACTTTCCTGCAATATCTGATGTGTCATCATTTGAGTCAGAAACAAAATGTTTAACTTTTATTCTATTTGTCTGTGCTTCCGCATAAGATAAATGTATCGCAACAGCATAGGGAAGAAACCCTGTTTCCGAATATTCCTCTCCAATAGAAAGATAGTCCGAAAAACCTTCAAACCCTTCTTCTTTGTAATAGATATGTTCTTCTGAAAAATTGCTTTCATCTACTTGCAAATAATCCGCATTCTTTGTTTGAGCATTGAAATAATCATCAAGTTCAATTAAGGTATTTCTTTCAAAATTTCTAAAATATCTTCTACTTGTCGATGATAGATTGATTACATTATATCGAATGGCAAAATGTTCTTGATATGATTTAAGAACATCTGAAATGTTATCAAACACGGCATTATGAATAATACTTAGAGCAGGAATAACTTTTGCATATTGTTGTAAAATGCCAATAGCTTTTGAATGGTCTATCCTATTATGGAAAATAACACCTATCTGATAATTTGTATAATCTCCAACTGAACTGCTAATAGCATTAAAGATTGCATTGGTATCTTTGAATGTTCCTACTTGTGGATTAACAACAACTGTAAAGTTGATATCATTACTTGCTAATTCTTTTATCGTAGTCTTTAAAGTAGAAGAATCCTTGACAGGTTCAATAATAGGAGATACTTTTTCTTTATTTGGCAAAAGAACAGGTTTAGTTAATTCTCTTATTCCTATCAACTCAAACTGCTTTCCTCTTATATACGGTTGATACATACGCTTTTGGTTGCTAAAAAATTATACAATCTTTGATATTCCTGCTCATTAAAATCCAAAGAATTACAAATGTGCTTTAGTTCTCTTGGGGTTTTAGATGATTTCAGCAAGTCGGGGTTCAATAGTTTTCTCTCTTTTAGTTTATTTAATACCTGCTTTTGAAAATCAACTATATCAATTGTGGCAAGTAGTTCGTAACAAGCTCTAAAAATCTTTGTATTAGGAACATCAGGGACAGAACCAAAATTAACAGCAACTAAATCAAGATACTCTTGCTTTCTCAATATTTTAAAAATAGTTTCAAAGTCGAAGAAAGATTTATTTGCATCTGCCTCTTTTATTGTTTCCAATTTATTTTTGGCATTTAATGCGATAATACCAATGCTTGTATTTTCGTATTCAACTTGGAGCTTTTTAGCATATTTTTCATCTGTAACAATATGTACCTCATTGGCAAATTTTTGGTAGTCATTTATTTGTTTTGCCAATTTTTCTAATCCGTCAAGTTCCGTTTTAATCTCATAGACTCTTACAGCACCGTTCAACATAACCAAGTCAGCTTTTGAAGCACCAATTTTTAGTTCATTAAGTGTTAATGTTGATTTTAAGCTATGAGTTTTTATAATATCAATAATCAAATTATTCTTATAGATGTATTCACATCTATATTGCTTTTGTAAGGACTTATATAAAGACTTGATTATGTCTAAGTTGGTTTCGTATGAGGTAGTGTTGAAGTATTTATCTATTTGTTTTTGAAAAAGCACATAATCGTCTTCCCGTACTATCTTTTGGAACATAGGCGGGGAGAAAATTTGTGATAATACTCTCAACTTTTGTATAGTTTTCATACTACTTCTTTACATTACAAAGGTAACAAATTACGAAAAGATAACTATTATAATGCTTGATAATTCGGTTTCGTGGCTTAAATAGGTTATAAATTTAGTCAAAAAAATGTACCAACATATACTTTAACATTATAAAACAGTATCAACAAATATATTTTTTCATTAGGGTTCTACTTAATGCTTTTAGGCAGTAGCTTCGTGACTTAACGAGTTTAACCGTTCCAAATCTTCCAAAAAATGTTTCGAGATTTGTTCGGGTTCGGCTACGGAGAAATGCTCAGCGAAAGCTGAGCATTTTTTGTATGTGTCAATTTTTTGGATTGAATAGCAGCACAGAAAATTCACGCGATTCCGAGAAAAAGCAAGGTTAGAGCCATTAATGTCTTTTCT from Sphingobacterium sp. BN32 harbors:
- the estT gene encoding macrolide hydrolase EstT, which produces MKEKIVKKNGIRLFTESFGCEKDPAILLIAGATVSMLYWDAEFCQKLSEKGFFVIRYDNRDVGKSTNYEPGSTPYDIVDLTHDAISILDGYKIVKANFVGISLGGLISQIASIKYADRVSSITLISSGPWGDSDPTIPEMDTRILDFHGKAETVDWTNEDSVANYLIQGAELMSGRKQFDKQRSEKLIRAEFKRANNYISMFNHAALQGGEEYWNRLSEINQPTLIVHGTDDKIWHFKNSAVLLEKINGSKLITLDGTGHELHFEDWNKIIDGITQHTTNNKRMNK
- a CDS encoding RteC domain-containing protein gives rise to the protein MVSSLNHIISEIQRKENAISLSASNEIDEAYQTTIYLQEYLWSIREDITQQGFKNHWEEINFFRNIKPYILSKLIYHNKIFRIQTACPVDGGKMYASYFSEQLRELKQEYREHIYYSDFYRYYRSGRTDRDETYFRLGNINFHDGLNSFVFEIDPLFSTYYDYKVARIIANELLYTYILQKINNDEIAGSLSARDISSDGILWTDSKNALIELIYALYANGSLSYGKVGIRKISLVLEKLFRITLGDLHNSFHRMKYRAGSRTSFLDQLKSSLEEYMDKQDGR
- a CDS encoding RES domain-containing protein, translating into MGNKITDNCDYCLSENVSVYEASELNPFFLGIIDLYEVDTVNGKPLESQIITDFHKKVFTQKLIDTNNIKQLIAEIIKDDIANYQNVLDNPVRLRFHNTGAEEDVTQPLFLSWDKFSEEIKTVNRFHFVNALDLQKLKSLFKHFQKDYKKGKKFYRARISNNPQGYPFEQMGNPPNELAKSGRANPNGISYLYIANDITTTLYEARASLFDYVSVGTFKLEEDIRVVNLSRSTYDVFRLAELESLEEVMLHGSFIDKLEEELSKPRRKNDSELDYLPTQYLSELIKSMGFDGIEFRSSLYSQGYNVAIFYPEKFKCIETNVYDIENINLEYTQLNTK
- a CDS encoding sce7725 family protein, encoding MYQPYIRGKQFELIGIRELTKPVLLPNKEKVSPIIEPVKDSSTLKTTIKELASNDINFTVVVNPQVGTFKDTNAIFNAISSSVGDYTNYQIGVIFHNRIDHSKAIGILQQYAKVIPALSIIHNAVFDNISDVLKSYQEHFAIRYNVINLSSTSRRYFRNFERNTLIELDDYFNAQTKNADYLQVDESNFSEEHIYYKEEGFEGFSDYLSIGEEYSETGFLPYAVAIHLSYAEAQTNRIKVKHFVSDSNDDTSDIAGKFAEALDKLIAWCDQTGYDSIAISEFRRFHENGHFPGLGTLKKLSLMNHIDLVLKLI
- a CDS encoding sce7726 family protein → MKTIQKLRVLSQIFSPPMFQKIVREDDYVLFQKQIDKYFNTTSYETNLDIIKSLYKSLQKQYRCEYIYKNNLIIDIIKTHSLKSTLTLNELKIGASKADLVMLNGAVRVYEIKTELDGLEKLAKQINDYQKFANEVHIVTDEKYAKKLQVEYENTSIGIIALNAKNKLETIKEADANKSFFDFETIFKILRKQEYLDLVAVNFGSVPDVPNTKIFRACYELLATIDIVDFQKQVLNKLKERKLLNPDLLKSSKTPRELKHICNSLDFNEQEYQRLYNFLATKSVCINRI